In Photobacterium sp. TLY01, the following proteins share a genomic window:
- a CDS encoding TetR/AcrR family transcriptional regulator, which translates to MFGLNCNKERCALFSGERVPKTKKQQAIAERDHELIMLAKDLVNKEGFANLTMDKLASISPYSKGTVYNHFCSKEDVIVALCSHAIKVEMTLFNRVLDMEGSSRDILMGVHVAYHIFARLEPILSTCLLTAKTPWVIDKASNTRVEMLNQLEEQMIDNADAIVNRALEEGSLAMSAAVSTDAVVFANWSLAVGSNALITNATNSRCIHRLQDPFTILNNINMLLDGMNWKPLSSERDYKRLWKHIEQTFFAEEIELLSQLGR; encoded by the coding sequence ATGTTCGGGTTGAACTGTAATAAAGAGAGATGTGCCCTCTTCTCCGGAGAGCGTGTACCCAAAACCAAAAAACAGCAAGCGATTGCAGAACGCGATCACGAGCTGATTATGCTTGCCAAAGATCTGGTTAACAAAGAAGGCTTTGCTAACCTCACCATGGATAAGCTGGCGTCAATCAGTCCTTACTCTAAGGGAACGGTGTATAACCATTTCTGCAGTAAAGAAGACGTCATAGTGGCACTTTGCAGCCACGCTATAAAGGTTGAAATGACTCTGTTCAACCGGGTGTTAGACATGGAAGGCAGCAGCCGGGATATTCTGATGGGTGTCCATGTTGCGTACCATATCTTTGCCCGACTCGAACCCATACTGTCGACCTGTCTGCTGACAGCGAAAACCCCCTGGGTTATCGACAAAGCATCCAATACACGCGTGGAAATGTTGAACCAACTTGAGGAGCAAATGATTGATAATGCAGATGCAATCGTCAATCGTGCTCTGGAAGAAGGCAGTCTGGCTATGTCGGCGGCCGTCAGTACCGATGCAGTGGTTTTTGCAAACTGGTCACTGGCTGTGGGATCAAATGCACTGATTACGAATGCGACCAATAGTCGCTGCATACATCGCCTACAGGATCCGTTTACCATTTTGAATAACATCAACATGTTACTTGACGGAATGAACTGGAAGCCACTGTCTAGCGAAAGGGATTACAAAAGGCTGTGGAAACACATTGAACAGACCTTTTTTGCAGAAGAGATCGAACTTCTTTCCCAACTGGGTCGCTAG